A part of Bacteroidota bacterium genomic DNA contains:
- a CDS encoding glycosyltransferase family 4 protein: MLPYKIAYITVTDPHNKHSWSGTDHYIWKSLQTQFKQVDLLGPAEPRFTVFICKIIHAFSLLVGKRFDYRHSTLYAKACGRLFGQKLKGKKYDLIVSPAGVAYIGYIKTDIPKVLVVDRTIAGTINYHSIFKKLWKFSEKQSINTDKHAMLGSALTVFSSPWAAAIAKDTYGLPDKQIAVIPFGANMDELPSSEFVFKHQKSGTCNLLLVGTYWENKGADIAVNTLNELVKMGVDAKLTVCGCTPPEPINNNRLTIIPFVNKNTAEGRKQLDELFLNHHFFILPTRFDCTPIVFCEAAAYALPVLSANTGGVGGHITEGQNGYLIDYNDKGISYAKKIKEILDTPGQYEKLRVSTRKEYDERLNWNSWAKKFVEAINPIIK, translated from the coding sequence ATGCTTCCTTACAAAATCGCTTACATAACAGTTACCGATCCACATAACAAACATTCGTGGAGCGGAACCGACCATTACATCTGGAAAAGCTTACAGACACAATTTAAACAAGTTGATTTATTAGGACCTGCCGAACCACGTTTTACTGTTTTTATTTGTAAAATCATTCACGCCTTTTCTCTGTTGGTTGGTAAACGATTTGATTACCGACATTCTACTCTTTACGCAAAGGCATGCGGTCGTTTATTTGGTCAAAAGCTTAAGGGCAAAAAATACGATTTAATTGTTTCTCCGGCGGGTGTGGCTTATATAGGCTATATAAAAACGGATATTCCAAAAGTGTTGGTGGTAGACCGAACCATTGCCGGCACTATTAACTATCACAGCATATTTAAAAAACTCTGGAAATTCAGCGAAAAGCAAAGTATCAACACCGATAAACACGCCATGCTTGGCAGTGCACTTACAGTGTTTTCTTCACCCTGGGCTGCCGCGATTGCCAAAGACACTTACGGCTTACCGGATAAACAAATTGCGGTAATACCATTTGGCGCCAACATGGATGAATTACCTTCATCCGAATTTGTGTTTAAGCATCAAAAAAGCGGAACATGTAATTTACTGCTGGTAGGAACCTATTGGGAAAACAAAGGCGCTGATATTGCAGTTAATACTTTAAACGAATTAGTAAAAATGGGCGTTGATGCGAAGCTAACGGTTTGCGGATGTACCCCACCGGAGCCCATCAACAATAACAGATTAACCATTATTCCTTTTGTCAATAAAAATACAGCGGAAGGAAGAAAACAATTGGATGAATTATTCCTGAATCATCACTTTTTCATTTTACCAACCCGTTTCGATTGTACACCAATCGTTTTTTGTGAGGCAGCAGCATATGCGCTTCCTGTTTTATCCGCTAATACCGGAGGCGTTGGAGGGCATATTACAGAAGGACAAAATGGTTATTTAATTGACTATAACGACAAAGGCATTTCTTACGCCAAAAAAATAAAAGAAATTCTGGATACTCCAGGTCAATACGAAAAGCTCAGAGTTAGCACACGTAAGGAATATGACGAACGCTTGAATTGGAATAGTTGGGCAAAGAAATTTGTGG